CAGTATATGACAACAGGAACATGTACAGGAAACGACAGCATATGGACAGGAAAAACTCTGGAGATTTCCCGCACAAGACACTGAATTCCCTACAAGTGCATGTCTGACTGTCAAATGTGCATGAGTGAAAGTTGCTCCTGACTATTGTCATGAATCTACGTTTTATGTTCCTACATCCCTGCAGTGCTGTTTTCTCCTGTTGATATTACTAATTTTGTTCAGAAGAGGAGGGTTGTTAAAAGCTGTATTGAAAGGACCACATTATTTACTTGCAATGTAACTGATCTCAAATATGGGATTTATATATTTGATTTAATAAGCCAAATCAAAGTGTGCCTGTGACTGATCAGTAACAGTTGAGAGAAACAATGTACATAAACAGACTCCACAGTAAAGACCTCATGTGTGGACCACTGAATTGTGATTTAAACAAGTCCTTGCTGTTCCTGAAATCTTTTTCAGTCTAATGAGTAAAAATGGGCCCCGACTACACCAACCGTCTTTTATTGGACAGATCAAAACACTGCAAAAAGGACCGATTACACATAATTACACTGCAGCAGAGGGTTACAGGAAATACAATTAGTGGCATGTACAATAAGGGGACCTTTCTTCTGTAATCTCTGAAGTGTGCCACCAGAGAGGGTATTACTCATGAAGGGAGTGACGATGGGGCTTTGGCGATAACCGTGACAGCCTGTCTCCATCTCTTCTCTCTCGGAAGCATGGAAATGCACTGGATGAGTTGGCTGCTTTTGGTGGTTTACAGGCTGCTGTATGGCACAAAGGAAACAGTCACAAACTggcttttattctatttttttctcgtAGAGGGGAGCTGAAAAGATAACTTTGTTTCCCTGATCTTTTGTGGGAGTGGGGGGAAGGAGAATACACAGTCACTCTGGCAGGTAgtagaaacacacagacacacagatgttACTGGGAAAGCAGATGTCGATGCAGAAGTAGACCAGCCTCTCTTTCCCTGGACCTGAGGAGAAAAAAAGGCTTGTAAAGAAATAATAAACTGTTCTAGTGAACACagtataaatacaaaaaaaaaaaaagaccattgaCTCAGATCTGCTTCTATTTATTACTCAAACCTTATGTCTGCTTAAGCATATTTTATATTAAATGCTTTCATGCATCATTTGCCTTGGCAGTTGTACATGAATAAactttaaaacaagaaaaaaaatgaaataatattacTGGTATTAAACCCTCTGGAAATCTAAACATATAATAACCATTTAGCTGTAATTTATGATGTTATATTTGTAGGAGCAAACAAAAGTTAAGTCCTAATTTGGAATATTGTCATTCATGTTTTTTATATTGGTATGAAATGTATGGCTAAAATGGATATTTCTTACACTATCTATGTAAACCAGTCATAAAAATAACCCAATCACTTTTTTCCCATACAAATTAACCAGCTATAGATAGTTACTGTcaactagctagctagctatccaGCTAGTTTAGCCAGTGGGATAGTCCTTATATCTACTATTAAACAGTTCAGTTATACATTATATGTATCTGACCTATTAGTTTATTTTGGACTGTATTTAAGTTTGGGTTAACAAACAGATTTTGCTAATGTGTGTGTTGCTCAGTCCATCAAAATATTCATTTCCAAAGGTTTTGACTGACATCAGTGTGGTCAGAAATTGTATAAAGCAATGATACATTTTCctacaaaacatattttttttatatttgcaatTTAGCCTCACAAATGTCATTCTAGAATATATTTCAATCATTATCTGAAGGTAAATGTAATATCCTTTGACCTGTTGCCATTACCAGTCTGGAATTTTGTACATAAACACTAAAAGTGGGTGCATTTATctgtcacgtttttttttttttctgtacttatTAAAGAGTACATGTGTTGTTTCTGTTAACTGCTTTTATGGGCCTAGTACATAACAGCTTTATTGCAACTCACAAATGTTGAACTccttttctgcctgtctttctgaaTATTTTCTGTCACAAGTTGTTTTTCCTTATGTcaagtcttttgttttttttccagtccatGCTAAGAttccatgatttaaaaaaaaaaaaaaaaagtattctttttctggtaaaataaaggttagcATTATCCCAGTTTTCTTTGTGCCTATTCTACATGAGGGAAATTGTGTGTATGTAGGCTGCTACATGAAATGTCTGACACTGACACACTGCAGCAGTGGAAAGGTCACTGTATGTCAGATTGGGGTTAAGTTTCAGCCACATTACTGCTTCATGGACCTTCCACTTTCCTCGTGAAAATCAATCCTTTGGTACAATCTCTGTAGGCACTgatgagtaggggtgtaagaaaatatcggttctgcaatatatcgcaatatttcatttcacaataccgtatcgatatttttaggtatttattcaaatgcagatattgtggaggttcatttttgtttgttttttttgtttttctttttgtttatattttatttattataatttaacactcttattaaataatgttagttcctttcttgggattgcacaaaaatatgttatgatgttagttatgaaccaatagaatatgaacatttgaacaggatcttaaactgtaatgtctgtaaaacagaggaaaattttgtgatacagcattagatcctgttctgatcaaataaaaatgtgtttagtatttgtgcaaatttctggtgcaattcagttcttcaaggaaataatcatttaaaaaaaaaagaaacaaaaaattgcctttttaacagtgtcatgatatatcgtgatttaTCGTATCatgatattgtgatttgtatggtatcgccagattcttgccaatacacacccctactgatGAGTAAATCCCAAACTTTTCTGGTGTACAGTGTGATCATTCATACTTTGATATTTAAGGTACTGAACAATTTGAGACTTTCATCTGAAATGTCACCACCTTTATACAACTCAGTCACACCTTGGATCTGTCACTGTTTTGATTTTCAGTAGGTGGGTAGACCAGTTATGGCTGTGCTCACCCTCTGCTTTCCTGGTccagtggacagacctgtcctGACACAGATCCTGGAGTGGCTGTTCCAGGGTGGAAATGTTCACTTGAGTGGCTGCCAGAACCCCCAGGAACTCTGTCTGCCTCTGAGTCTCATTCCCGGATAACTGGAACTGACCCTGCTGGTGACAATATCCACAAAATAGAAAAGGAGCCCCTCAGCCTCAGTCATTCAATAAGTGTGAGAAATCATATTCTAATCACAGCCTCAAGGTAATATGAATAACCTGTAGCCAAACCAGCAGAGATATGATGAGGAAAACAAAAAGTGGAGGTGAAACTCAAGCTGCTATTACGGCAACATCTATACTGATGGGGTCGAAAAGGTTGCACATTTATACTCTCATTCGACACAAAGGGGGTGTGTAATTGCATCACTTACTACTGTGATTGGCTCTGATAGTGAACCACTTAAACTACTGTTACGGCTGAGTGGCTCACGTAACAGCCAGTTATCCTCTGCTGGAAAAGACCAAGAAGACCATTGTGCTTCAGTGCTGCAGAGGGACAAACCAAATCATCTACTCTCCATCCATAAGGAACAACCCCAGTGATCAGAGATTAAAAGACCACAATCGATGGATACTTCTGAATACTGAGGACCCGTATGAGATATGTGACACCCCACACAGGAACTCATAGTCAACAGTTGTGTTTGAAAATTAGGTATTGTACAAAAAAAGATGATaagacagaggaacagaacctctTCTCAGTTTACTTCCACATCACATCTTCCCACATCGCATCTACAGTCTCTATTTACACAACAGCCATCGCCATTCACCGCTAATACTGTTAGGAACCAGATAGTCCCACACAAATCATACCTGAAGGTGACTGGGCTCAGTTCACAATTATCAAGAGTATTCATCTATTAAGCTCAGTATTAAAAATCCCTGTCCTTGTGCAGTCATGGTATTTGCAGCCAAGCAGATATAGTACACACAAGCCCTGTCCCTGACTAACCAATGCATCAGACTGTTTTTAATCCAACAGAAGGAGTCTTAAAAGCTAAAAAGCCCTCACACAGAGCAGTCATTGTGCCCTGTCCAAGGCTGCCGTAGGCTCCTGTAAGAAGATCCCGTGCATGCAGAGGGGGCTGGAAGGATCAGATGTGCTGAGGAATTCAGTCGTGGAGGCGAAACAGAGTGAGAGAGTGAAAGCAGTGGAGCCAGGCACACTGACAGGGAGGTTTCTTCAAGACCCTCTATACATGCTTCACCCTGTTCTTTGTACTGAATGGCTAGTGGGTCATGCAAAGCCAATAGAGCCAGCAAGTCCTGGATCAGTGGTGCAACGCCTTTGGGGGGGTAAAGAGTCAGAAATCACTGCCAGAAATGCCAGGTCACACATTAGCAAGACCGTGACTTTAGAAATGTCTGGCAGAGCTTAAAGGGCAACTTTCTTTTTCTTAATTTGCTCATGTGCATCATGTTGTTGAGCCACATGGTCTCATATTTCCTGAATATAGTGAATGGAGGGAAACATAACATCACCCTGCTGAAATGTCACTGACTGTTACCTTGTGTGTTGATTCATCGAGGAGGGAGCGTACGTTGTCGTAGTCGAACTGCTCCATCTTTCGCAAGAAACAGCTCTCAGTGTCCACTGGCTTATAACATATCAGACCCTGTGACGGacatcaggtcagaggtcagaaaaGACAGGTGAAGCACTGGAAATGTAGCAAGGAAACCACCTTTACTCACATGTCTGATGTCAAAAAGCACAGTGGACGTCTGATTGGCTGTTGAAGTCACAGAAAAAGTCACCAGGTTGTTCTGCTCATCCACAACGGCTGACTGGTTGATCAGAACCCCACTCTGATCTGGAGCTGTGATTCGGACAATCTGTAAAGACTACAGAAAGTGAAATTAGTGTCAAAAAAGGAAACCTGGAAACCTAGAGTTACAGCTATGAAAAGTATAAGGTCAATATGCATGGATTAGACTTGGAAAGGAACCCCTTATTTgttctgtgtttaacatgtggctGAAACAAACCCTAAGCTacatcactttattttattttttattttattttatttatttttttgctttttttttttaatgggctcagctggctgacaggcagctgtctgtaccgataaggcagcagctgacaccaactctactcccagtcatcattgcccatttttctaacacctttgcttgtgtatcctcttttatttggacattttaccagggagtatctcacactactttttttttttttcctacttgtcttgtccagcgtcctaacagcagaaagCTACATCTCTTTAAACGTGGCTCAAACCTATCCCTAACCCTGGCTTAGGGTTAAGGTTATAAACAGTAGAAGGATTAGGGGTCCACACAAAGAAcagatgttcagaagctccagcAGCAGTTAACCAAAACTTCATGAGTGGGATAACAGAGGAGGTGAAGGTCTCGGACAGTATGTGCAAGGGTAAAAAAAGACTGATAAATTCCTATATTGTGTTAttatatgtaaatatttgtggtagacagttcagtgtgtgttgaaTTCAAAGTCCCTACAGCTACAAAAAAGTATCCAAATCTATCCATCAATGGGATGTAATTCTTTAAACAGACTGCCTAAAATTACTCTTACAACTAGCTTTATATCCCCTTCCTAACAGTATTGCAGAATATTGAATGACAACTCCTGTATCATTGTATCACCATAGTTTTACCAATGCTCAGTTCCAGAGGTGGGTGTCCTACCTGAGAGCGGGGCTGTGACAGCCCAAAGTGCCCTGTCAAACTGAGAGTGATGATGATCAGGAGCAGAGAGGCTGAGAGGCTGGCCCAGAACACCTTGTGTGGGAAGCGGGACTGCTGTGGGGACGCAGCAGGGCCCCCATCCTGAAAAGATGTTACCATCACTCACACTGTCAAGACTGGGGAGAAATACTGACTAGATGCTGAGATTTGTACTTTGAGCTACGTCTGATTTGCCTATAAGAAAAGATGTAAACCCTGTTCTCTTAAAAGTCATCTTCTTACCGTGCACTGTACATCCTCCGAATCGTTTTCTGCATGTTGCCAACACCTCACCATCCTGTGTCCCGTGGCGTCTCCTCACTCGGTCTGCTCCCTTCTCACAGCTACCGGCATGGAGCTGTGTTCATGACCAGTGCTGACTGAGACTCAATACACCTGACTAGCCTGTCTTTGTCCCTTCAGACCAACGCCCACCCCATCCCCACATACCCACCCACCATCActaccgccaccaccaccaccacctcctcctcctcctgtcttttCATCCCTGtctccctccttctcttccttcttcCACTACAGCCCCCATATCAGTCACCCACTTCACACAAATCTCTGTCAAAGTAATTTTTCAAGTTTTGTCTTCCTGCATTTCTTCCTCTAACATCATCCATCTTTCCATTGACCCTGCCCCCCCTccaactcaaacacacacaaacattagaGCAACTGGCCACCACTCCAAGCCCAGACAATGGACAAAGAGGTGAGGCAGGCGCAGCGTGGAAAGTTTCTCTCATCAGGTGAGAGGTGATAAGCAGTTGTGACTGCTGCTGCATCCAGCCGACGACAACCCAAGGTGACTTTACCAGAGGAAAAGGTTGCCATGTTCACTCACAGTAACTCTCAAGACTTAAGTTCAGGGTTTGTCTGAAGCACCTCATGTGGTTTCGCTAAAGCTCAAATGAGCAATCCCCCACATCTAAAAAAAACCTAGTCCACCCATGAGCATGTGCATGTGAAGAAGTACTTCAGCAGCAGAGATACACATCAGATGATGGCCCGCAAATTCACAGGGAGAGAAAGCTTCTGATTTGTACTTAGAAAAGCTTTTAAAGTCAAGTCACAATAACAAAACCAAATCAGAGCCAGAACATAAGAAATCAGTCATTAACTCTGATGGAAAAATAAAAGTCCTCAGTAAGCAGCTAACATTTCAGCCCTCTATGTTAGCTGCCTACCAACGCGCTAAACAGAAAACTTTTCTTAGAGCGAACCCATTAGAATAAGCAAAACACTGTCTTTGTTCATATTCCACTGTACATTTGTCTCAGATGGCCGAAGgttattcaaaggttatttaccagtttattgttatttatttgcaacattattTACACCAAGCATTCTAAAGCTCTTGCTAATCAAACTGGATATAACTCTGATGTTCATCACTACAGTACAAGAGCCTCAACTCAAGGTCCACTTACATTACCATGGCCAAAAACTAATTTATGAAAAGCACTGTTGTATATAGAGCTATTTCTTTATGGAACATTCTTCCTTTAAATATTAGAAACATTTCAAGTAAGaaagaattttaaaaacatgtaaagtcACTATTCAGGCTTGAGAGTTACTAGTCTTTTTATGTTACCATTTTgagaattgttttatttttttctctctcgtttcttttcttcctctcctttctttttacTGTAACTGCACCTCTGTATGTATTGTAACTGGATTTGTGTATCGTGATTTTGCATCCTGAAGCTTTTTGTTTAGaagaccccaggaagactagcctggCGTTTGTGCAttggctaatggggatcctcaataaagaataaacaaataaacaaaaaacaaaacactaccaTCAGGGTACAAAGAGTATCATTTAATCTAATCCCCACGAAGACACAAACCCACAGAAATGGGAAATTTAGATTATGTGGTACTGACTGAACTTGGTCAAAACAAAACCTTTCTTGGGTGTATGCATCATCTATATATGGAAGCCTGTTTCACACACCTACTCTATGACATGATAATATGTCATATTTATGCCATACAAAGTCACAATAACCAAAATAGTGACCATCTCATTATATGTGACGTGTGATATTTATTATTTGAATGTTCCCAGGGTTTGAACTGAAATGGGGAAGCAAGCTTTCAGTTTTGCCGCGCCCTCTATCTGGAATACTCTTCAACTGGAGCTGAAAATACCACAACTCATCTCACTACAAGTTGTTCGTACCTTTTTACTAACAAGACAGTGAGAATCCTTTGGACAGTGCCTTTGTTTTTAAACTGATTGCTGACCTCAACCAGATCTTGCACTTCAAAAACTTGCTGGTGACCTAAACTACATCACACTTTAAACATTTTGTAAAACTcatgttattctgttttatttctaaattgttgcctgtttttattattattattattattattattattattattattattattattattattattattattatcaccaaTCTTCTAACCTGTTTTCATTTTGGTATGGTGTGTCCtgcttgacctcttggccaggtcgcacttgtaaaagagatctggatctcaatgggattttatctggttaaaaaaaggttaaagaaaaaagaaaaaatatatatatgataaaagaATTGAATATGGAATAGTAtatctttatttgtcattgtaaGACATACAACAAAATTAGAAGTGCCACCAATCTGTACATCATACATAAAacctacaaaaatacaaataaacgcAGCTAAATAAAAGGTTTGGGTAGAATAAATAGGTAAAAATAGAGAAACACAACCAGAAACCCATCACTAACACATGAGCAACCATTCTGTTATTGCACTGATTCCTTAAAAAACATATTGCacattatatgtgtttttctgtattgaGTGTGGTGATTgctgttgggaaaaaaaaaacagttcttaaATCTGTTTTTCCTTGTCTTTATCGGTCTGTATCGTCTGTATTGTCATTGTGTGCTTTtttcagggtttgtacacatttttcaaggtcaaattcaaacacttttaagggtcattttcaaatttttctagCACAGCACTTTATTACTAGAGTTAAATCTATATCTACAGGAGTACATATACTcaggattttttttcactttttatcacaatgatgtacattgtattatgctataaatatCTAAAGTTGTGTCTCATAATAGCAAaatgtttagaaattaaaggagaacacaaagtttcatccttaaaaaagggaagccacttggtgttcttcagacacacttgcaccgGCACagagattaagataaaaatgtacctggagtcgacgtgagaacacctgggaagttttatttttcaaaatgtatcacctctctgtaagtagctttggtttgGCATCCAACCTGGCAAacttaatattaaaaatgaataaataaatcacaacacatagcactttcaagcacttaaactaaaatttaagcacttttcagaccttgaaaacactaGCAGCAGGAACTGTGTAGTTCTTCCAGTATTTGGACAATGAAAAACTGTCTCAGTATTCTGACTTAGGCTAACCTATTGAAACGACCTGTAAACTCAATTATTGTATTGTAATCTAAACATGCAGTCCTCTTAACTCCCACCAGTTATAGCCAAAATATGTACAATGAGTCAACAATGATACTTGAATATACTGTTGtacttcctccttctccttttcaGGTTAATAgggtatatgtttatatatgtatgtgtgtgtgtgtgtgtgtgtgtgtgtgtgtgtgtgtgtgtgtagatatataaatatgtatgtgtaaatgtgcATGTTTATATAGGTACTACTCTCACCTGTAAATGGTACACATTCATTAAGTtcttttgtactgtttttttttcctctgcacatgctcaaaataaaaatcaatcaatgacCAGGTTTGAACATTGGTGGATTGTTTCTTCCCCTGGTGTCACAGACTTATTCGAAGCTGACAAAACTAGGATTCAGGGGGCTTAAATTGTGAAACAGTGGTTCAGTAATCATGACATAACATTTTCATACATGGCTCagaatccagacctgaaccccactaaGAGTcactgggatgtgatggagaagatttCACGGTTGTTCCACTCTATCATCAATTCAAGATCTAGTGGAAGATGAAATTAAATAttctgacatttattgtgatgttGTGTAAACATGGCACAGCATAAACAATATCGGGGTGAATACGTCCTGTAAAGTGAAGTGGTCCAACAAAATATTGTCCATTTCTTTGGCCAAGCTGTACATGGCAGCCTGGTGTGGGTGAAACAAGTTTCCATATTTCCACTCCATAACCTTACATATGGTTCAAGTTTAAAGAGaaaatttcaatttcaattcTCATTTCAATTACAGAAAAAATGGTTCATGACATTTGAGACAGTATTTTGTAGATAAATTTCTTATGGTACAGTACAGAATATAATGAATTCAAAACTCCCTGTCCATTTTTCTCCTTTCTTAGTCTATACAagtacttacaaaaaaaaaagttggcttATATTCCTTTGCATCTGTTGTATGCTTTTTCATAAATATAGACTTTGCATACAAATAGATTGAATTAAGGTGTATTTTTAGGGTCTCAGCGAACGCTGATCACAATGAATGTCAATTCCATATGAGAGAAATGGCAAACAGCTGGAATGtggttgagtttttgtttttttttttctattaaaataaTCACAAGATCACTTTTTTTGTACAGTACTTTTCACTTTAATGTGAATAAATTTTTTTTGGATTTCACATCTGGGTGAGTCTGGATGTCACATATATAGTATATCACTTTACCATGAATAACATTGTCAGTCTGTTTCAATAGTAACAACAAAAGACAAACGGTGCATCATTTTACAGTCCCATGAAATCTATACGTATCTGCTGATGTGTAATAGTACACAAATACTAAGAAAGCTCAAGTTAAAGAGATCCAGTGCATTTCATGTGACTTACCTGCTTGTTCATTTATATTGAAAAGCTGTAAACCTGAAAGCATATAATGGAAGTGATGAAACTGCAGCCTCTTACCAAACTGTGTGCTCATTTCCTCCTTGAGTTTGCCTTTTAGTTGCTTAAGGCAGGTTGCGTCACAGATAGGGTAAAGGGCTTTTAAAGCTCACTCACATCTCTGTTTTTTCCAAATAAGGAACATTCACCCTGGTAACTACGACTTAAAAATCCAACATAGgcttaataaaacaaaaaaatcattgttcTTATGTATAAACTGTATTtaatataatgttaaaattagcAGGTGTTATTAAGAATTCAGTACATGAAGACAGTGTGGATAAAATCTGAACAGTGTCTCTTGAGTCTTTGTCTCCTCTGTCAGCAGAACGGCCTCGGACGctaacagtgactttttttttttttaagagatgaTGTTTGATCTTTATTCCCTTTTAGAAGACAATGGACCCTGATAGACCTGTAGTCTCATCCCTGCAGAGCAGGAAGCAGGTCTGCGATACTCTCCACATAATAATCAGGCACCATCCCTTGCCTGTCCGCGCAGCCGCTCTTTTGATGAGCTTCGGCGTCTGCCACAGTGCTGACCCCTGTGAGGGTCAGCAGGGTCTTCAAACCACAGTTGGAGCCAAAGAGGATGTCTGTGTCCAGGCGGTCGCCCACCATCAGGCAGCGTTCAGAGTCCACACTGAACTGTGAGGCTACACAGTCGAACATGTAGTGGTTGGGTTTGCCCACTGTTTCCGCCTTACGTTGGGCCGCCGTCTCTACGGCCTGCAGCAAACACCCAGTACCTGAGGAAAGGAACAAGGATGTAATGGTGAGGAGAATGAGCTCAAGTCCATGCGTCACACAGTTTCACCCAACTGAAGAAACGGAAAAAGCTGAGATAaaaatccattttcatttgtgaaTTTTAGCAGTGAGGTAGAGTTGACCCTTTATATTGGTTTGTTCATAGAGATCAAGTTCAAATGTACCTTGTGTATTCCTAAATGTTTATGTATGAGGTATGTTACCAGCCATTTTCTTCAATCCTACCAATATGACATTTACTTGTAAAGTGTTTCTTTCAGCCAGTTGAAGGTATCAG
The nucleotide sequence above comes from Sphaeramia orbicularis chromosome 19, fSphaOr1.1, whole genome shotgun sequence. Encoded proteins:
- the bricd5 gene encoding BRICHOS domain-containing protein 5; this translates as MVRCWQHAENDSEDVQCTDGGPAASPQQSRFPHKVFWASLSASLLLIIITLSLTGHFGLSQPRSQSLQIVRITAPDQSGVLINQSAVVDEQNNLVTFSVTSTANQTSTVLFDIRHGLICYKPVDTESCFLRKMEQFDYDNVRSLLDESTHKQGQFQLSGNETQRQTEFLGVLAATQVNISTLEQPLQDLCQDRSVHWTRKAEGPGKERLVYFCIDICFPSNICVSVCFYYLPE